Proteins encoded in a region of the Streptomyces sp. NBC_00310 genome:
- the glgB gene encoding 1,4-alpha-glucan branching enzyme, whose translation MTPRPPSDDSTQHPDAAAEVTAPVKKTAAKKTATKKAVTKKAAVKTVVAEKAVAKKATAKKTATKKAAAKSTTDAAGGTAEAGKVTEEAPPARKTAGGTSAVKRTTAAKKTAGGTSAVKRTTAARKTAEGKKPAEAKAVAKKSAPRKVAVGESMGAAKRSTAKKVTAKTTVAEKPVARKAASKTAVAKKAASKTAVAKKAVAKTAAVKAVAKKTAAKKAVTKTAAVKKATAKKTVAEEPVTAEAAAGKTTAEIAGKRTAKRAVKPRRQTESAALVPAAPPGAGPSAPRSAPAEPPTREPLVPKQAAAEQVPPEPVVPKQAVPESAAERVTHEPVGVTDVEPGPARPAYSPAMDGVDRERLLAGTHHAPHAVLGAHPAPGGVVFRAFRPYALGVSVVAESLRAELHDDGDGFFSALLPLREVPEAYRLLVSYEGTEQETEDAYRFLPAIGELDLYLIGEGRHEELWRVLGAEPMTHQGVTGTRFTVWAPNARGVRVAGTFNFWDGTGFPMRSLGSSGVWELFAPGIGEGELYKFEITRPDGSKTLRADPLARRTEVPPHTSSVIHASHYEWGDEEWLAKRAQTPAHEAPFSVYEVHLPSWRPGLTYRQLAEQLPAYVSDLGFTHVELLPIAEHPFGGSWGYQVTGFYAPTARLGTPDDFKFLVDALHRAGIGVLMDWVPAHFPRDDWALAEFDGRPLYEHADPQRAAHPDWGTLEFDYGRREVRNFLVANALYWCEEYHIDGLRVDAVASMLYLDYSREEGQWTPNEHGGRENLDAVAFLQEMNATVYRRVPGVVTIAEESTAWDGVTRATHHTGPGGFGGLGFGLKWNMGWMHDSLGYMSKDPVHRQHHHNEMTFSMVYAYSENYVLPISHDEVVHGKGSLVSKMPGDWWQQRADHRAYLGFMWAHPGKQLLFMGQEFAQGAEWSEAHGPDWWLLDPAYGAEADHRGVRDLVRDLNTAYRHTPALWQQDTRPAGFSWITGDSAEDNVLAFLRFAEDGTPLLAVSNFSPVVREDYRLGVPEDIPAWREILNTDAAVYGGTDATMPEPVKPEPQSWHGRPASIRVTLPPLSTLWLRPA comes from the coding sequence GTGACTCCCCGCCCGCCGTCCGACGACAGCACGCAACACCCCGACGCCGCGGCCGAGGTAACCGCCCCGGTGAAGAAGACCGCCGCGAAGAAGACGGCCACGAAGAAGGCAGTCACGAAGAAGGCGGCCGTGAAGACCGTCGTGGCCGAGAAAGCCGTGGCGAAGAAGGCGACGGCGAAGAAGACGGCGACCAAGAAGGCAGCGGCCAAGAGCACGACCGACGCTGCCGGGGGGACGGCCGAGGCCGGGAAGGTCACCGAGGAGGCGCCGCCGGCCAGGAAGACAGCCGGGGGGACGTCTGCGGTCAAGAGGACGACAGCAGCCAAGAAGACGGCCGGGGGGACGTCTGCGGTCAAGAGGACGACCGCGGCCAGGAAGACGGCCGAGGGCAAGAAGCCGGCCGAGGCCAAGGCGGTCGCCAAGAAGTCCGCGCCGAGAAAGGTGGCCGTGGGCGAGAGCATGGGCGCGGCCAAGAGGTCCACCGCCAAGAAGGTCACCGCGAAGACGACCGTGGCGGAGAAACCCGTCGCCAGGAAGGCCGCGTCGAAGACAGCTGTCGCGAAGAAGGCCGCGTCGAAGACAGCCGTAGCGAAGAAGGCCGTGGCCAAGACCGCGGCGGTCAAGGCCGTCGCGAAGAAGACGGCGGCCAAGAAGGCCGTCACGAAGACCGCGGCGGTCAAGAAGGCCACGGCCAAGAAGACCGTGGCCGAGGAACCCGTCACCGCCGAGGCCGCCGCCGGGAAGACCACCGCGGAGATCGCCGGGAAGAGGACCGCGAAGAGGGCCGTGAAGCCGCGGCGGCAGACGGAGAGCGCGGCGTTGGTCCCAGCCGCCCCGCCGGGCGCCGGACCGTCCGCTCCCAGGTCGGCGCCGGCTGAACCGCCGACCCGGGAACCCCTGGTCCCCAAGCAGGCCGCTGCCGAGCAGGTGCCCCCCGAGCCGGTGGTCCCCAAGCAGGCCGTCCCCGAGTCCGCCGCCGAACGGGTCACCCACGAGCCGGTCGGCGTCACCGACGTCGAACCCGGCCCCGCCCGGCCCGCCTACTCCCCCGCGATGGACGGCGTCGACCGGGAGCGGCTGCTCGCCGGCACCCACCACGCGCCGCACGCGGTGCTCGGGGCTCACCCCGCCCCCGGTGGCGTGGTGTTCCGGGCGTTCCGGCCGTACGCGCTCGGGGTGAGCGTGGTGGCGGAGTCGCTGCGGGCGGAGTTGCACGACGACGGGGACGGGTTCTTCTCGGCGCTGCTGCCGTTGCGGGAGGTGCCGGAGGCGTACCGGCTGCTGGTCTCCTACGAGGGGACGGAGCAGGAGACCGAGGACGCGTACCGTTTCCTGCCCGCGATCGGCGAGCTGGACCTGTATCTGATCGGCGAGGGCCGGCACGAGGAGCTGTGGCGCGTGCTCGGCGCCGAGCCGATGACCCACCAGGGCGTGACCGGCACCCGCTTCACCGTGTGGGCGCCCAACGCGCGCGGCGTGCGCGTGGCCGGGACCTTCAACTTCTGGGACGGCACCGGCTTCCCGATGCGTTCCCTGGGCTCCTCGGGGGTGTGGGAGCTGTTCGCGCCCGGGATCGGCGAGGGCGAGCTGTACAAGTTCGAGATCACCCGGCCGGACGGCTCGAAGACGCTCCGGGCCGACCCGCTGGCCCGCCGCACGGAGGTCCCGCCCCACACCTCGTCCGTCATCCACGCCTCGCACTACGAGTGGGGCGACGAGGAGTGGCTGGCGAAGCGGGCCCAGACCCCCGCGCACGAGGCCCCGTTCTCGGTCTACGAGGTCCATCTGCCGTCCTGGCGACCGGGACTGACGTACCGCCAACTCGCCGAGCAGCTGCCGGCGTACGTCTCCGACCTGGGCTTCACGCATGTCGAGCTGCTGCCCATCGCCGAGCACCCGTTCGGCGGCTCCTGGGGCTACCAGGTCACCGGCTTCTACGCCCCGACCGCCCGCCTCGGCACCCCCGACGACTTCAAGTTCCTCGTCGACGCCCTGCACCGGGCCGGGATCGGTGTCCTGATGGACTGGGTGCCGGCCCACTTCCCGCGTGACGACTGGGCGTTGGCCGAGTTCGACGGGCGTCCGCTGTACGAGCACGCGGACCCGCAGCGGGCGGCGCACCCCGACTGGGGGACGCTGGAGTTCGACTACGGGCGCCGTGAGGTGCGCAACTTCCTGGTGGCGAACGCCCTTTACTGGTGCGAGGAGTACCACATCGACGGGCTGCGGGTGGATGCCGTCGCCTCGATGCTCTACCTCGACTACTCGCGCGAGGAGGGCCAGTGGACGCCGAACGAGCACGGCGGCCGGGAGAACCTGGACGCGGTCGCCTTCCTGCAGGAGATGAACGCGACGGTGTACCGGCGGGTGCCGGGCGTCGTGACGATCGCGGAGGAGTCCACGGCCTGGGACGGCGTCACCCGCGCCACCCACCACACCGGTCCGGGCGGCTTCGGCGGCCTCGGCTTCGGGCTGAAGTGGAACATGGGGTGGATGCACGACTCGCTGGGCTACATGTCCAAGGATCCCGTCCATCGCCAGCACCACCACAACGAGATGACGTTCTCGATGGTGTACGCGTACAGCGAGAACTACGTCCTGCCCATCTCCCACGACGAGGTCGTGCACGGCAAGGGCTCACTGGTGTCGAAGATGCCGGGCGACTGGTGGCAGCAGCGCGCCGACCACCGCGCGTACCTGGGCTTCATGTGGGCCCACCCCGGCAAACAACTCCTCTTCATGGGCCAGGAGTTCGCCCAGGGCGCGGAGTGGTCGGAGGCGCACGGGCCGGACTGGTGGCTGCTGGATCCCGCGTACGGCGCCGAGGCCGACCACCGAGGTGTACGCGACCTCGTCCGCGACCTCAACACCGCCTACCGGCACACCCCCGCCCTCTGGCAGCAGGACACGCGCCCGGCCGGCTTCTCCTGGATCACGGGTGACTCGGCGGAGGACAACGTCCTGGCGTTCCTGCGGTTCGCCGAGGACGGCACGCCCCTGTTGGCCGTCTCCAACTTCAGCCCGGTCGTGCGCGAGGACTACCGTCTGGGTGTCCCGGAGGACATTCCGGCCTGGCGGGAAATCCTCAACACGGACGCGGCCGTGTACGGGGGCACGGATGCCACGATGCCCGAGCCCGTGAAACCCGAGCCCCAGTCCTGGCACGGCCGCCCCGCCAGCATCCGCGTCACCCTGCCCCCGCTGTCCACGCTCTGGCTCCGCCCGGCCTAG
- a CDS encoding maltokinase N-terminal cap-like domain-containing protein produces the protein MSEAATHSTATSPAPPPATEPTPELLTSLEPLLREWLPRQRWFAGKGRPVTGFSLVAGTELLPVGASKAGLLHLLVRAHQPLVPSQGAPAHPGDCYQLLLGVRETLPPRLAPALIGHVADGPLAGRTVYEALHDPRLADVLLEALRSQARVGELRCGRDMSYDIPEGLVPRVATAEQSNSSIVYGDTFILKLFRRVVPGDNPDLELPLTLSREGCPRVPAPVAWMVADLGRGTEPGPDGHHVLGVLQPFLHGAADGWELALSVLAKSEDFTAEARALGRVTAEVHTALTRSLPTVTLGRPQLESLVDGMTERLEAAAQAVPALRPYAPGLHTAFEALADLAGEGRTWTAQRIHGDLHLGQCLRSPSGEWSLIDFEGEPSKPLAERRMPQPVARDIAGMLRSFDYAAHSLQPPAADWATACRAAYCSGYADVAGVDPRTDPVLLRAYETDKAVYEVLYEARHRPDWLPVPLAAVHRLATDPCTDTP, from the coding sequence ATGTCGGAAGCCGCCACGCACTCCACCGCGACAAGTCCTGCTCCACCGCCCGCCACGGAGCCGACACCCGAGCTGCTCACCTCCCTGGAGCCGCTGCTGCGGGAGTGGCTGCCACGGCAGCGCTGGTTCGCGGGAAAGGGGCGGCCGGTCACCGGGTTCAGCCTGGTGGCGGGGACGGAACTGTTGCCGGTGGGCGCCTCCAAGGCCGGGCTGCTGCATCTCCTCGTACGCGCCCATCAGCCGCTGGTGCCGTCCCAGGGCGCCCCGGCGCACCCCGGCGACTGCTACCAGCTGCTGCTCGGCGTACGCGAGACACTGCCGCCACGGCTGGCGCCCGCGCTGATCGGGCATGTGGCCGACGGGCCGCTGGCCGGGCGGACGGTGTACGAGGCGCTGCACGACCCCCGCCTCGCCGACGTCCTCCTGGAGGCGCTGCGGTCCCAGGCACGCGTCGGTGAGCTGCGCTGCGGCCGGGACATGAGCTACGACATCCCCGAGGGTCTGGTGCCGCGGGTGGCCACCGCCGAGCAGTCCAACTCCTCCATCGTCTACGGCGATACGTTCATTCTGAAGCTGTTCCGCCGGGTCGTGCCCGGGGACAACCCCGACCTCGAACTGCCGCTGACGCTGTCCCGCGAGGGCTGCCCCCGGGTGCCGGCGCCGGTGGCCTGGATGGTGGCGGACCTGGGCCGGGGCACCGAGCCCGGCCCCGACGGCCATCACGTCCTGGGCGTCCTCCAGCCGTTCCTGCACGGCGCGGCGGACGGCTGGGAGCTGGCGCTGAGCGTGCTGGCCAAGAGCGAGGACTTCACCGCCGAGGCGCGCGCGCTGGGGCGAGTGACCGCCGAGGTGCACACCGCGCTGACGCGCTCCCTGCCCACGGTCACCCTGGGGCGACCGCAGCTGGAGTCGCTGGTCGACGGGATGACCGAACGCCTGGAGGCCGCCGCGCAGGCCGTCCCCGCGCTGCGGCCGTACGCGCCCGGCCTGCACACGGCCTTCGAGGCCCTCGCCGACCTGGCCGGCGAGGGCCGCACCTGGACGGCCCAGCGCATCCACGGCGACCTCCACCTCGGCCAGTGTCTCCGCTCTCCGTCCGGGGAGTGGTCCCTCATAGATTTCGAGGGCGAGCCGTCGAAGCCGCTGGCCGAGCGGCGGATGCCACAGCCCGTCGCCCGTGACATCGCCGGCATGCTCCGCTCCTTCGACTACGCCGCGCACTCCCTCCAGCCCCCGGCCGCCGACTGGGCGACCGCCTGCCGGGCCGCGTACTGCTCCGGCTACGCGGACGTCGCCGGCGTCGATCCGCGCACCGATCCCGTGCTGCTGCGGGCGTACGAGACCGACAAGGCCGTGTACGAGGTCCTCTACGAGGCCCGCCACCGCCCCGACTGGCTTCCCGTGCCCCTGGCCGCAGTACACCGCCTCGCCACGGACCCCTGCACCGACACCCCCTGA
- the treS gene encoding maltose alpha-D-glucosyltransferase — MIVNEPVPDTFEDTPQKDRDPDWFKRAVFYEVLVRSFQDSNGDGIGDLKGLTAKLDYLQWLGIDCIWLPPFFKSPLRDGGYDVSDYTAVLPEFGDLADFVEFVDAAHQRGMRVIIDFVMNHTSDQHPWFQESRKDPDGPYGDYYVWADDDKQFQDARIIFVDTEASNWTFDPVRKQYFWHRFFSHQPDLNYENPAVQEEMISALRFWLDLGIDGFRLDAVPYLYQQEGTNCENLPATHDFLKRVRKQIDAHYPDTVLLAEANQWPEDVVDYFGDFPSGGDECHMAFHFPVMPRIFMAVRRESRYPVSEILAKTPAIPSSCQWGIFLRNHDELTLEMVTDEERDYMYAEYAKDPRMRANIGIRRRLAPLLDNDRNQIELFTALLLSLPGSPILYYGDEIGMGDNIWLGDRDAVRTPMQWTPDRNAGFSSCDPGRLSLPTIMDPVYGYQVTNVEASMSSPSSLLHWTRRMIEIRKQNPAFGLGSYTELPSSNPAVLAFLREAPSSEENGDDLVLCVNNFSRFAQPTELDLRAYEGRHPVELIGGVRFPAIGELPYLLTLAGHGFYWFRLRKDTV; from the coding sequence ATGATCGTCAACGAGCCCGTTCCGGACACCTTCGAGGACACTCCACAGAAGGACCGGGACCCGGACTGGTTCAAACGCGCCGTCTTCTACGAGGTCCTCGTCCGCTCCTTCCAGGACAGCAACGGCGACGGCATCGGCGACCTCAAGGGTCTGACCGCCAAACTCGACTACCTGCAGTGGCTGGGCATCGACTGCATCTGGCTCCCGCCCTTCTTCAAATCGCCCCTGCGCGACGGCGGCTACGACGTCTCCGACTACACCGCCGTCCTCCCCGAGTTCGGCGACCTCGCCGACTTCGTGGAATTCGTCGACGCCGCCCACCAGCGCGGCATGCGCGTCATCATCGACTTCGTCATGAACCACACCAGCGACCAGCACCCGTGGTTCCAGGAATCGAGGAAAGACCCCGACGGGCCCTACGGCGACTACTACGTCTGGGCCGACGACGACAAGCAGTTCCAGGACGCCCGCATCATCTTCGTCGACACCGAAGCCTCCAACTGGACCTTCGACCCGGTGCGCAAGCAGTACTTCTGGCACCGGTTCTTCTCCCACCAACCGGACCTCAACTACGAGAACCCGGCCGTGCAGGAGGAGATGATCTCGGCGCTGCGGTTCTGGCTGGACCTGGGCATCGACGGCTTCCGGCTCGACGCGGTGCCGTATCTGTACCAGCAGGAGGGCACCAACTGCGAAAACCTTCCCGCAACCCATGACTTCCTCAAGCGGGTGCGGAAGCAGATCGACGCGCACTACCCCGACACCGTGCTGCTGGCCGAGGCGAACCAGTGGCCGGAGGACGTCGTCGACTACTTCGGCGACTTCCCCAGCGGCGGCGACGAATGCCACATGGCGTTCCATTTCCCCGTCATGCCACGCATCTTCATGGCCGTGCGCAGGGAATCCCGCTACCCGGTCTCGGAAATCCTCGCCAAGACCCCGGCCATTCCCTCCAGCTGCCAATGGGGCATCTTCCTGCGCAACCACGACGAGCTCACGCTCGAAATGGTCACGGACGAAGAACGCGACTACATGTACGCGGAATACGCCAAAGACCCGCGCATGCGCGCCAACATCGGCATCCGCCGCCGGCTCGCCCCGCTCCTGGACAACGACCGCAACCAGATCGAACTGTTCACCGCCCTGCTGCTGTCCCTGCCCGGCTCGCCGATCCTCTACTACGGCGACGAGATCGGCATGGGCGACAACATCTGGCTCGGCGACCGCGACGCGGTGCGGACACCGATGCAGTGGACGCCGGACCGCAACGCGGGCTTCTCCTCCTGCGACCCGGGGCGGCTGTCGCTGCCGACGATCATGGATCCGGTCTACGGCTACCAGGTCACGAACGTCGAGGCGTCGATGTCGTCGCCCTCGTCGCTGCTGCACTGGACGCGCCGGATGATCGAGATCCGCAAGCAGAACCCGGCGTTCGGCCTCGGCTCGTACACCGAACTCCCGTCGTCGAACCCGGCCGTCCTCGCCTTCCTGAGGGAGGCGCCCTCGTCCGAGGAGAACGGGGACGACCTGGTGCTGTGCGTGAACAACTTCTCCCGTTTCGCGCAGCCCACCGAACTCGATCTGCGCGCCTACGAAGGACGCCACCCCGTCGAACTCATCGGCGGAGTGCGCTTCCCGGCCATCGGCGAACTGCCCTACCTCCTCACCCTCGCGGGCCACGGCTTCTACTGGTTCCGCCTGCGGAAGGACACCGTGTAA
- a CDS encoding alpha-1,4-glucan--maltose-1-phosphate maltosyltransferase codes for MPATHHSSAPPTTSTTTATPDSTAARPARRARTGPPTPDTPPPALPKTPGAPTIGRIPVFDVRPTVHHGRRPAKAVVGEAFEISAVVIREGHDAVAANVVLRDPEGRPADWTPMRELAPGTDRWGATVSVPSEGVWSYAVEGWGDPVTTWRHHAHIKIPAGIDTELVLEEGARLHERAADHIPEGKSGRGTLLAAVDALRDTARPASSRLAAALAPEVDEVLTRHPLRELVTSSEPLPLLVERERALFGSWYEFFPRSEGTPEQPHGTFRTAARRLPAIARMGFDVVYLPPIHPIGTTFRKGRNNTLSPTPDDVGVPWAIGSPEGGHDAVHPDLGTIDDFDHFVTEARALGLEVALDFALQCSPDHPWVHKHPEWFHHRPDGTIAYAENPPKKYQDIYPIAFDADMPGLVAETTRVLRHWMDHGVRIFRVDNPHTKPVVFWEQVIADVNATDPDVIFLAEAFTRPAMMHTLAATGFQQSYTYFTWRTTKAELTEYATELAGEAASYMRPNFFVNTPDILHAFLQEGGRPAFELRAVLAATLSPTWGVYSGYELCENTPLKPGSEEYLDSEKYQLRPRDWDTAEQDGRTIAPLLGKLNEIRRRSPALRQLRNLHFHHADQEAVIVYSKRAGSNTVLVVVNLDPHHTQEVTVSLDMPQLGLDWHESVLVRDELTGEVYTWGRNNYVRLEPGRAPAHVLTVLRPSNPQIGGSPTQ; via the coding sequence ATGCCCGCCACGCACCACTCGTCAGCACCCCCGACGACCAGTACCACCACCGCCACACCCGACAGCACCGCCGCACGCCCCGCACGCCGGGCGCGCACCGGCCCGCCCACGCCGGACACGCCGCCCCCCGCGCTCCCGAAGACCCCGGGCGCCCCCACCATCGGGCGGATACCGGTCTTCGACGTACGGCCGACGGTCCACCACGGCCGCCGACCGGCGAAAGCCGTCGTGGGCGAGGCGTTCGAGATCTCGGCCGTCGTCATCCGCGAGGGCCACGACGCGGTCGCCGCCAACGTCGTGCTCAGGGACCCGGAGGGCCGCCCGGCCGACTGGACCCCGATGCGCGAACTCGCCCCCGGCACCGACCGCTGGGGCGCCACCGTCTCCGTACCGAGCGAGGGCGTCTGGTCCTATGCCGTGGAGGGCTGGGGCGACCCGGTCACCACCTGGCGCCATCACGCCCACATCAAGATCCCGGCCGGCATCGACACCGAACTCGTCCTGGAGGAGGGCGCCCGCCTCCACGAACGCGCCGCCGACCACATCCCCGAGGGCAAGAGCGGCCGCGGCACCCTCCTCGCCGCCGTGGACGCGCTGCGGGACACCGCCCGGCCCGCGTCCTCCCGTCTGGCGGCGGCGTTGGCGCCGGAGGTGGACGAGGTCCTGACCCGCCACCCCCTGCGGGAACTGGTCACGTCGTCGGAGCCGTTGCCGCTGCTGGTGGAACGGGAACGGGCCCTGTTCGGCTCCTGGTACGAGTTCTTCCCGCGTTCCGAGGGCACCCCCGAGCAGCCCCACGGCACGTTCCGCACCGCCGCCCGCCGCCTGCCCGCCATCGCCCGGATGGGCTTCGACGTCGTCTACCTCCCCCCGATCCACCCCATCGGCACCACCTTCCGCAAAGGCCGCAACAACACCCTCTCCCCCACCCCGGACGATGTGGGTGTGCCGTGGGCGATCGGCTCCCCGGAGGGCGGCCACGACGCCGTCCACCCGGATCTGGGCACCATCGACGACTTCGACCACTTCGTCACCGAAGCCCGGGCACTGGGCCTGGAAGTCGCCCTGGACTTCGCGCTGCAGTGCTCCCCGGACCACCCCTGGGTGCACAAACACCCCGAGTGGTTCCACCACCGCCCGGACGGCACGATCGCCTACGCGGAGAACCCGCCGAAGAAGTACCAGGACATCTACCCCATCGCCTTCGACGCCGACATGCCCGGCCTCGTCGCCGAAACGACACGGGTGCTGCGGCACTGGATGGACCACGGGGTACGGATCTTCCGCGTCGACAATCCCCACACCAAACCGGTCGTCTTCTGGGAACAGGTGATCGCCGACGTCAACGCCACCGACCCCGACGTCATCTTCCTGGCCGAGGCCTTCACCCGCCCGGCGATGATGCACACCCTGGCCGCCACCGGCTTCCAGCAGTCCTACACCTACTTCACCTGGCGCACCACCAAAGCGGAACTCACCGAGTACGCCACTGAACTCGCCGGCGAGGCCGCGAGCTACATGCGGCCGAACTTCTTCGTCAACACCCCCGACATCCTCCACGCCTTCCTCCAGGAAGGCGGCCGCCCCGCCTTCGAACTCCGCGCCGTCCTCGCCGCGACCCTCTCCCCCACCTGGGGCGTGTACTCCGGCTACGAACTGTGCGAGAACACCCCCCTCAAACCCGGCAGCGAGGAGTACCTCGACTCCGAGAAGTACCAACTCCGCCCCCGCGACTGGGACACAGCCGAACAAGACGGACGTACGATCGCCCCATTGCTCGGCAAACTCAACGAGATCAGGCGTCGGAGCCCGGCGCTTCGGCAGTTGCGGAATCTGCACTTCCACCACGCCGACCAGGAAGCGGTGATCGTCTACTCGAAGCGCGCGGGCTCGAACACGGTTCTGGTGGTGGTCAACCTCGACCCCCACCACACCCAGGAGGTCACGGTCTCGTTGGACATGCCGCAACTCGGCCTGGACTGGCATGAGTCCGTGCTGGTGCGCGACGAGCTCACCGGCGAGGTCTACACCTGGGGCAGGAACAACTATGTACGTCTCGAACCGGGCCGCGCGCCCGCGCACGTACTGACCGTCCTGCGACCGTCCAACCCGCAGATCGGGGGGTCACCCACACAATGA
- a CDS encoding S8 family peptidase — translation MHHLAEARNRRTRWAGGLTAVMTAATLSAITLPAQAAPEGFVHGAGGPGSVSGSYIVTLKGGTKAPSKAGKGIATKYGAKIRHMYSNALNGYSVRADEKQARRLAADSRVASVVQDTKVTYDHRRIAPGHRQPAPPSWGLDRVDQSNLPLDRNYTWPEPAGKGATVYVIDTGIRITHKDFGGRARHGWDFVQNDRTAQDGNGHGTHVAGTVAGTTYGVAKKAEVVAVRVLDDAGGGTTAQVIAGIDWVTEHARKPAVANMSLGGPGNAQLDAAVRNSIASGVTYTVAAGNDALAAGLYSPARVKQAITVGATDKKDVRADFSNWGPSLDLFAPGASITSASHRSDTAKATHSGTSMASPHAAGAAALYLAEHPRATPAEVAKALAKRSVSGKVKDRYPGSPNRLLQVDNP, via the coding sequence ATGCACCACCTGGCAGAGGCGAGAAACAGGCGTACGCGCTGGGCGGGAGGGCTCACCGCGGTGATGACGGCCGCGACGCTTTCGGCCATCACCCTGCCCGCGCAGGCCGCTCCGGAGGGGTTCGTCCACGGGGCCGGTGGTCCCGGTTCCGTCAGCGGCAGTTACATAGTCACCCTCAAGGGGGGAACGAAGGCACCGTCGAAGGCCGGAAAGGGCATAGCGACGAAGTACGGGGCGAAAATACGCCACATGTACAGCAACGCCCTGAACGGATATTCCGTGAGGGCCGACGAGAAACAGGCCAGGCGACTCGCGGCGGACTCCCGTGTGGCCTCGGTCGTCCAGGACACGAAGGTCACCTACGACCACCGGCGGATCGCGCCCGGCCACCGGCAGCCCGCTCCGCCCTCTTGGGGCCTGGACCGCGTCGACCAGTCGAACCTGCCGCTCGACAGGAATTACACCTGGCCCGAGCCGGCGGGCAAGGGCGCCACCGTCTACGTGATCGACACCGGCATACGGATCACGCACAAGGACTTCGGCGGCCGGGCCCGTCACGGCTGGGACTTCGTGCAGAACGACAGGACCGCGCAGGACGGCAACGGCCACGGCACCCATGTCGCGGGCACCGTCGCCGGCACCACCTACGGCGTCGCCAAGAAGGCCGAGGTCGTCGCCGTACGGGTGCTCGACGACGCGGGCGGGGGGACGACCGCCCAGGTCATCGCGGGTATCGACTGGGTCACCGAGCACGCGAGGAAGCCGGCCGTGGCCAACATGAGCCTCGGTGGCCCCGGCAACGCCCAACTCGACGCGGCCGTACGCAACTCCATAGCGTCCGGGGTCACCTACACGGTCGCCGCGGGCAACGACGCGCTCGCCGCCGGCCTCTACTCGCCCGCCCGCGTCAAGCAGGCGATCACGGTCGGGGCCACCGACAAGAAGGACGTCCGCGCCGACTTCTCGAACTGGGGCCCGAGCCTGGATCTGTTCGCCCCCGGCGCGTCCATCACCTCCGCTTCCCACAGGAGTGACACCGCGAAGGCGACCCATTCCGGTACGTCCATGGCCTCGCCGCACGCCGCGGGCGCGGCGGCCCTGTATCTGGCCGAGCATCCACGGGCCACACCGGCCGAGGTGGCCAAGGCGCTGGCGAAGCGTTCGGTTTCGGGCAAGGTCAAGGACAGATATCCGGGCTCCCCGAACAGACTTCTCCAAGTCGACAACCCGTAG